One part of the Lapillicoccus jejuensis genome encodes these proteins:
- a CDS encoding putative glycoside hydrolase, with protein sequence MGALVALLLAGLTGLTVGPPGAAAAPTAPTATGSVFATWAPQYMTRESSVTLDQALADARTDLLVAKPGIYTPYLPQMRALNPALRILTYLNATEANHALGTAYPADWYVRGADGTKVRSKYGAWMMDPRKAGWVRTRATECRDRTAESGYDGCLFDIMGPGPVIGPFGPGMASDREPIDARTGLPWTPTDWIAATTALGATVRAKVAPLPVYGNSVGDGDRYFGVDGTGATATLLDGTDGMISETFLRAGRAPLDPPPTLDQWRLSVAMVADAEAKGHVLLLCTKVWTDAPVAAKDQWHEFSMGTYLLAAQGLTRWTFLYDITERSTTVRPQWAAAAQLGTPTGAYTVNGKGVYQRVFTGGKVLVNPGTRTLTVSLGRPFVDLSGASVTSVTLPPHSAKVLRRA encoded by the coding sequence GTGGGCGCGCTCGTCGCGCTGCTGCTGGCGGGCCTCACGGGCCTCACGGTGGGACCGCCGGGGGCGGCCGCCGCACCGACGGCGCCGACGGCGACCGGGTCGGTGTTCGCGACGTGGGCGCCGCAGTACATGACCCGGGAGAGCTCGGTGACGCTCGACCAGGCGCTCGCGGACGCCCGCACGGACCTGCTCGTCGCCAAGCCGGGGATCTACACGCCGTACCTCCCGCAGATGCGGGCGCTCAACCCCGCGCTGCGGATCCTCACCTACCTCAACGCCACCGAGGCCAACCACGCGCTGGGTACCGCCTACCCCGCCGACTGGTACGTCCGCGGGGCGGACGGCACCAAGGTCCGCAGCAAGTACGGCGCCTGGATGATGGACCCGCGCAAGGCCGGGTGGGTGCGCACCCGCGCGACCGAGTGCCGCGACCGCACCGCCGAGAGCGGGTACGACGGCTGCCTCTTCGACATCATGGGTCCGGGGCCGGTCATCGGTCCGTTCGGGCCCGGGATGGCCTCCGACCGCGAGCCGATCGACGCCCGCACCGGGCTGCCGTGGACGCCGACCGACTGGATCGCCGCGACCACCGCGCTCGGCGCGACCGTCCGCGCCAAGGTCGCCCCGCTGCCGGTCTACGGCAACAGCGTCGGCGACGGCGACCGGTACTTCGGGGTCGACGGCACCGGCGCGACGGCCACGCTGCTCGACGGCACGGACGGGATGATCTCCGAGACCTTCCTGCGCGCCGGGCGGGCGCCGCTCGACCCGCCGCCGACCCTCGACCAGTGGCGGCTCAGCGTCGCGATGGTCGCCGACGCGGAGGCGAAGGGCCACGTGCTCCTGCTGTGCACGAAGGTGTGGACCGACGCGCCGGTCGCGGCCAAGGACCAGTGGCACGAGTTCTCCATGGGGACCTACCTGCTCGCCGCGCAGGGGCTGACGCGGTGGACCTTCCTCTACGACATCACCGAGCGGTCGACGACGGTGCGACCGCAGTGGGCGGCCGCCGCGCAGCTCGGGACGCCGACGGGTGCCTACACGGTCAACGGCAAGGGGGTCTACCAGCGGGTCTTCACCGGCGGGAAGGTCCTGGTCAACCCCGGGACTCGGACGCTCACGGTCTCGCTGGGCCGGCCCTTCGTCGACCTCTCCGGCGCGAGCGTGACGAGCGTGACGCTGCCGCCGCACTCGGCCAAGGTCCTGCGCCGCGCCTGA